A stretch of Desulfitobacterium dichloroeliminans LMG P-21439 DNA encodes these proteins:
- a CDS encoding 2-amino-3,7-dideoxy-D-threo-hept-6-ulosonate synthase, protein MAGKEIRLKRLFKSSDRIIIVPMDHGVTAGPIEGIEDVPKTVRFITQGKADAIVLHKGLVPQVSHLLGASQCELILHLSASSNISPDSQRKELVSTVEHAIRLGATAVSIHVNLGNPSESHMLRDFGRISEDCQRWGIPLLAMMYVRDGSAGSEFDPGKVKHAARIAQELGADIIKVNYTGSIESFWEVTRGVKVPVVIAGGPKTSTVAQLLFMVYDALQAGAQGISIGRNIFQAPDPAQLLSTIRLITDSQITRDKLEELTQALVQGSRIP, encoded by the coding sequence GTGGCTGGGAAAGAAATTCGCCTAAAACGTCTCTTTAAAAGCTCCGATCGGATTATCATCGTACCCATGGACCATGGAGTTACAGCTGGACCCATCGAAGGAATAGAGGATGTTCCAAAGACTGTTCGCTTTATTACTCAAGGAAAGGCTGATGCTATCGTCCTTCATAAAGGTCTTGTTCCTCAAGTTTCTCATCTTTTAGGAGCTAGCCAATGTGAACTCATCCTTCATCTTTCCGCATCCTCAAATATTTCCCCAGATTCTCAACGTAAAGAACTTGTTTCTACCGTAGAGCATGCTATCAGGCTGGGGGCGACAGCTGTTTCTATTCATGTCAACTTGGGTAACCCCTCTGAATCGCATATGTTGCGGGACTTTGGCAGAATATCTGAGGACTGTCAACGCTGGGGAATCCCCTTACTCGCTATGATGTACGTCAGAGATGGTTCTGCAGGAAGCGAGTTTGATCCGGGAAAAGTGAAACATGCTGCCCGCATTGCCCAAGAACTAGGGGCAGATATTATTAAAGTCAATTATACCGGATCAATAGAATCTTTTTGGGAAGTGACCCGAGGTGTTAAGGTTCCTGTCGTCATTGCCGGCGGTCCAAAAACATCAACTGTAGCCCAACTATTATTCATGGTTTATGATGCTCTTCAGGCTGGTGCCCAAGGAATTTCTATCGGTAGAAACATCTTCCAAGCTCCGGACCCAGCCCAATTATTAAGTACCATTCGTCTAATCACAGATTCACAAATCACCCGAGATAAACTGGAAGAATTGACTCAAGCCTTAGTCCAGGGAAGTCGTATCCCATAA
- a CDS encoding Rne/Rng family ribonuclease, producing MKEIVLQGQGQTMRAAVLEDGELVEVHEEEGMLARLVGNIYRGRVVNILPGMQAAFVDIGLEKNAFLYVGDAVPFQYDEDEKLPTSTELRVEHVLKPRQELLVQVAKEPVGSKGARITTNLTIPGRYAVLMPHTEYVGVSRKITDEQERLRLRKIARAACPPGKGIVVRTLAKGIDAQELEDDLQELVALWDQVEKEVLHISIPGLVHQDVNLVARAIRDWVDQEVEVITVNQPEVAEGMRQALKELGHPAANQVRLIYQEDIFSNYSIDDEIRHALQSKVWLKSGGYLVIQQTEALSVIDVNTGKYVGEKSLQDTIMHINQEAAAEIARQIRLRNLGGIIVIDFIDMTTEEAKEQLMNVLEKAVARDKVKCQIMGLTQLGLVEMTRKKVGQTLEVRYGRACPHCEGTGRIVKG from the coding sequence GTGAAAGAGATTGTACTGCAAGGTCAAGGCCAAACCATGCGGGCAGCGGTTCTTGAGGATGGAGAGCTCGTCGAGGTTCATGAAGAGGAAGGTATGCTAGCGCGTCTAGTCGGCAATATTTATCGAGGAAGGGTCGTCAACATTCTGCCGGGCATGCAGGCAGCCTTTGTCGATATTGGTTTGGAGAAGAATGCTTTCCTTTATGTAGGAGATGCGGTCCCCTTCCAATATGATGAGGATGAGAAACTCCCGACCTCAACCGAATTGCGCGTGGAACACGTGCTTAAGCCTCGACAAGAGCTTTTGGTTCAAGTAGCCAAAGAACCTGTGGGGTCAAAGGGGGCACGAATTACCACCAATCTTACCATCCCTGGTCGTTATGCGGTTCTAATGCCCCACACAGAATACGTTGGGGTATCACGCAAGATTACCGATGAACAGGAGCGGCTGCGTCTGCGGAAGATTGCTCGAGCAGCGTGTCCGCCTGGAAAAGGGATTGTGGTGCGGACCTTGGCCAAAGGAATTGATGCCCAAGAACTTGAGGATGACTTGCAAGAGCTCGTGGCTTTGTGGGACCAAGTGGAGAAAGAAGTTCTTCATATCTCGATTCCGGGATTGGTTCATCAAGACGTGAATTTAGTAGCGAGGGCGATTCGCGATTGGGTCGATCAAGAGGTTGAGGTGATTACGGTCAATCAACCGGAAGTAGCAGAAGGAATGCGTCAGGCTTTAAAGGAGTTAGGCCATCCGGCGGCGAATCAGGTGCGCTTAATTTATCAAGAGGATATCTTCTCTAACTATAGTATCGATGATGAAATCCGCCATGCCCTGCAGTCCAAGGTATGGCTGAAGAGCGGCGGCTATTTAGTGATTCAGCAGACAGAGGCCTTATCGGTCATTGATGTGAATACAGGAAAATATGTAGGGGAGAAATCCCTCCAAGATACGATCATGCATATTAATCAAGAAGCTGCTGCGGAGATTGCGAGACAGATTCGTTTACGTAATTTGGGTGGAATCATCGTTATTGATTTTATTGATATGACGACTGAAGAAGCCAAAGAACAACTAATGAACGTCTTGGAAAAGGCTGTAGCTCGGGATAAGGTAAAGTGTCAAATCATGGGTCTAACTCAATTGGGACTTGTGGAAATGACACGCAAAAAAGTAGGACAAACTCTCGAGGTACGCTATGGAAGAGCCTGTCCCCATTGTGAAGGTACGGGAAGAATAGTGAAGGGTTGA
- a CDS encoding TIGR03936 family radical SAM-associated protein — MRTLRVRIAYTKLEEAKYIAHLDLAKVFERALRRAGVRLAYSEGFNPHPKISFGSALAVGVEGVNEYVDIELMQEIDLKEILGRLQEQLPAGIRLKEGRFVTPAAKALMAVLNAASYEITVSLGLPISEERLQEGISAWLMRSHISYARYSKKGRVEKDIRPWVKVLTGKIQEDEAVFELEVEVGNQGSVRPEEVIASLCDLENLPLDLDHLRIKRTGIYVNYEGQKFSPMDHEAFGK, encoded by the coding sequence GTGAGAACCTTGAGGGTAAGAATCGCCTATACAAAGCTTGAAGAAGCGAAATATATAGCCCATTTAGATTTAGCGAAAGTCTTTGAACGGGCTCTACGTCGAGCGGGTGTCCGCTTGGCCTATTCGGAAGGATTTAATCCCCATCCGAAGATTTCCTTTGGCTCGGCACTGGCCGTGGGAGTCGAAGGGGTAAATGAGTATGTGGATATTGAGTTGATGCAAGAAATTGATCTTAAGGAAATTCTCGGTCGTTTGCAGGAACAGCTTCCAGCGGGAATCCGTCTGAAGGAAGGACGGTTTGTTACCCCAGCGGCTAAAGCCTTGATGGCGGTTTTGAATGCGGCAAGCTATGAGATTACAGTTTCTCTCGGTCTGCCGATCAGCGAGGAACGGCTGCAAGAGGGAATTTCTGCTTGGCTGATGAGAAGTCATATTTCCTATGCTCGCTATAGTAAAAAGGGTAGGGTGGAAAAGGATATTCGACCTTGGGTTAAGGTGCTGACAGGTAAAATCCAAGAAGATGAGGCTGTTTTTGAATTAGAGGTTGAAGTGGGTAATCAAGGCAGCGTTCGACCGGAAGAGGTCATTGCCAGCCTCTGCGATTTGGAAAACCTTCCCTTAGATTTGGATCACTTACGCATCAAACGAACCGGGATCTATGTGAACTATGAAGGACAAAAGTTCTCCCCCATGGATCATGAAGCCTTCGGGAAGTGA
- a CDS encoding TIGR03960 family B12-binding radical SAM protein gives MSENKAAEIRKQVERFLPKVMKPSRYLGTEWNAIRKDWDQTKVRMAFAFPDVYEVGMSHLGLRILYHLVNSYDDFLCERVFAPWVDMEDKMRERHIPLYGLESNRPLTEFDVIGFTLQYEMSFSNILNMLDLAGIPMRAKDRGTEHPWIIAGGPCAYNSEPIAPFIDFLMVGEAEETLPELLRLIQEQKENPVSREEFLLRVSQVEGAYVPEFYEVHYQEDGRIQRIEADSRVPQVVQKAIVRDLDQSYFPTSPVVPYMEIIHDRMMLEVMRGCSRGCRFCQAGMIYRPVRERSSETLLRHAEELVKSTGYEEISLTSLSTGDYSCIQPVIRGILDKYGEDKVSVSLPSLRLDSFDVKLAEEVQKVRKSGLTFAPEAGTQRLRDVINKGVTEENLMDAAESAFKAGWSSIKLYFMIGLPTETQEDLDGIVVLAKKVVELGTRLGRRNVHVTVSTSSFVPKSHTPFQWEPQEGMASLDQKQKYLREKLRDRRIKYNYHDVETSYLEAVFAKGDRRLADVLELAVKKGCKFDGWHEHFKYDTWLECLEELGLDPHFYANRAMDYDDVLPWDHIESGVNKRFLVNEHHKALQETRTMDCRHLDCTGCGICPDRGVQIDLKG, from the coding sequence ATGAGCGAGAATAAGGCGGCTGAGATTCGCAAGCAGGTAGAACGTTTCCTGCCTAAAGTCATGAAGCCGAGTCGATATTTAGGTACGGAGTGGAATGCGATTCGTAAAGATTGGGATCAGACCAAGGTGCGAATGGCTTTTGCCTTCCCGGATGTCTATGAAGTTGGAATGTCTCATCTGGGTCTGCGGATACTCTATCACTTAGTTAACTCTTATGATGATTTTCTTTGTGAACGGGTCTTTGCTCCTTGGGTAGATATGGAAGATAAGATGAGGGAACGCCATATTCCCCTCTATGGGCTAGAATCCAATCGGCCTCTTACTGAATTTGACGTGATAGGATTTACCTTACAATACGAAATGAGTTTTTCCAATATCCTCAACATGCTTGATTTGGCAGGTATTCCAATGCGAGCCAAAGACCGGGGGACGGAACATCCGTGGATTATTGCCGGTGGTCCCTGTGCATATAATTCAGAACCCATCGCCCCATTTATTGATTTCTTGATGGTTGGTGAAGCAGAAGAGACCTTGCCGGAGCTGTTGCGATTAATCCAAGAGCAAAAGGAAAACCCGGTTTCCCGGGAAGAATTTCTGTTAAGAGTATCTCAAGTCGAAGGGGCTTATGTCCCTGAATTTTATGAGGTTCATTATCAAGAGGATGGCAGAATTCAAAGGATTGAAGCTGATTCTCGTGTCCCCCAAGTGGTACAAAAGGCGATTGTCAGGGACTTGGATCAAAGCTACTTTCCGACCAGTCCTGTTGTCCCCTATATGGAGATTATTCACGATCGTATGATGTTGGAAGTAATGCGTGGGTGCTCTAGGGGATGCCGTTTCTGTCAAGCGGGAATGATTTATAGACCAGTCAGGGAACGCTCGTCGGAAACTTTATTAAGGCATGCTGAAGAGTTGGTGAAGTCAACCGGTTATGAGGAAATCTCCTTAACCTCCTTGTCCACCGGAGACTACAGCTGTATTCAACCGGTGATACGGGGTATTCTAGATAAATATGGTGAAGATAAAGTGAGTGTGTCCTTGCCCTCATTGCGGCTTGATTCTTTTGATGTGAAGCTAGCCGAAGAGGTTCAGAAGGTGAGAAAATCCGGTCTTACTTTTGCTCCAGAAGCGGGCACTCAACGTTTGCGGGACGTCATCAATAAAGGGGTCACCGAAGAAAACCTGATGGACGCGGCCGAATCGGCTTTTAAAGCGGGATGGTCCAGTATTAAGCTTTATTTTATGATTGGTTTGCCGACAGAGACCCAAGAGGATCTCGATGGCATTGTAGTTTTGGCGAAGAAAGTGGTCGAGCTGGGAACGCGACTGGGTCGACGTAATGTTCATGTTACGGTATCGACAAGTTCTTTCGTGCCGAAAAGCCATACCCCCTTCCAATGGGAACCCCAAGAGGGAATGGCATCTCTTGACCAAAAGCAAAAGTATTTGAGAGAGAAATTGCGCGATCGCCGTATCAAGTATAACTATCATGATGTGGAGACCAGCTATCTTGAGGCCGTTTTTGCGAAAGGGGATCGGCGTCTGGCCGATGTGCTGGAGCTAGCGGTTAAGAAGGGCTGTAAATTTGATGGCTGGCATGAACATTTTAAATATGATACCTGGCTGGAATGCTTAGAAGAGTTAGGTCTTGACCCGCATTTCTATGCCAATCGGGCGATGGACTACGACGATGTCTTGCCCTGGGATCATATCGAGAGCGGGGTAAATAAACGCTTCCTCGTGAATGAACATCATAAAGCCTTGCAAGAAACACGCACAATGGATTGCCGGCATCTGGATTGCACCGGGTGTGGCATCTGTCCTGATCGAGGGGTTCAGATTGATTTGAAAGGGTGA
- a CDS encoding M50 family metallopeptidase, with amino-acid sequence MEIARVQGISIIVHPTFWLVLLAYGVLGMMTQALLIFLLVMGHELAHLLTAKAYGFRVIGLELYPFGGAAHCEDLFEGRKLEESMMAIAGPVFNLTLLFGAQALRWEGIWTGPLSEDFVQFNFWLAVFNLVPVLPLDGGRVVRALFSDVFGFVQTTKALARAGQAFGTILGIIGLTLLGQGAYDGISICFLLAGFFWVSGHKEIASARLTFLRQITRKKEELLHKGLMKSKSITVTAEISLIRVVEELTPDRYALIHLPGGEAFGIERTLTETQVVEGMLKKGIHCPVGEL; translated from the coding sequence ATGGAGATTGCTCGAGTTCAAGGGATTAGCATCATTGTTCATCCGACCTTTTGGTTGGTTCTGCTGGCATATGGAGTCCTGGGCATGATGACCCAGGCTCTTCTTATCTTTCTTCTGGTGATGGGGCATGAATTAGCTCATCTCTTAACGGCTAAAGCTTACGGTTTCAGGGTGATTGGGCTAGAGCTTTATCCTTTTGGCGGCGCTGCCCATTGTGAGGATCTTTTTGAGGGGAGGAAGCTAGAAGAGAGCATGATGGCCATTGCTGGGCCGGTCTTTAATCTTACCCTTCTTTTTGGGGCTCAGGCCTTGCGTTGGGAAGGGATCTGGACGGGTCCTCTGTCGGAGGATTTTGTGCAATTTAACTTTTGGTTGGCAGTGTTTAACCTGGTCCCCGTGCTCCCTTTAGACGGGGGCAGAGTGGTCCGGGCCTTATTTTCAGATGTCTTTGGTTTTGTTCAGACAACGAAAGCCCTCGCACGTGCAGGTCAAGCCTTTGGGACTATCCTAGGAATTATCGGTCTTACCTTATTGGGTCAAGGAGCTTACGACGGTATCTCCATCTGCTTTCTCCTAGCGGGGTTCTTCTGGGTATCAGGGCACAAGGAAATTGCCTCCGCTCGATTGACTTTCTTGCGTCAAATTACCCGCAAGAAAGAGGAACTACTCCACAAAGGCCTCATGAAAAGCAAATCTATTACAGTGACTGCTGAGATCTCCTTGATTCGTGTCGTGGAGGAATTAACTCCGGATCGCTATGCATTAATCCATCTACCGGGAGGTGAAGCCTTTGGAATCGAGCGTACCTTAACGGAAACTCAAGTCGTAGAAGGGATGCTCAAGAAGGGCATACACTGCCCCGTGGGGGAGCTTTGA
- a CDS encoding murein hydrolase activator EnvC family protein, which yields MNPYERWDDWEWERAAQEVGRERGYRNEEWPRKRPYMTKRKRLGPLYQWTNLQKKATLAVVFFLMIFFASKGEDMVSEGLYSAYQGTVQSGNYYASLNEMALQVLGMSVDNKSTPVDATMQGKFIPPVSGKVMAGFGGAGDGEASLHQGIDVASALGIPVVAPYQGVVTQVGEDPQLGRIVRLDFGNGWTGVLGNFGDIGVTTGQRVEAGQALGTVGLSAPLKKTWLHIEFRKDGVPVDPLPYLVPAN from the coding sequence ATGAATCCATATGAGCGATGGGACGATTGGGAATGGGAAAGGGCGGCCCAAGAGGTTGGTCGCGAAAGAGGATATCGCAATGAAGAGTGGCCCAGAAAACGACCATATATGACAAAAAGAAAGCGGTTGGGACCTTTATACCAATGGACTAATCTGCAGAAAAAGGCAACCCTTGCTGTAGTGTTCTTTTTAATGATCTTTTTTGCATCCAAAGGTGAGGATATGGTATCTGAAGGGCTCTATTCAGCCTATCAAGGAACTGTGCAAAGCGGCAATTACTATGCATCTCTTAACGAAATGGCTTTGCAAGTGCTAGGGATGAGCGTTGACAACAAGAGTACTCCGGTGGATGCCACCATGCAAGGAAAATTTATACCTCCGGTCTCCGGCAAGGTGATGGCGGGTTTTGGAGGAGCGGGGGATGGGGAAGCGAGCTTGCATCAAGGTATCGATGTCGCGAGTGCCTTGGGGATTCCGGTGGTCGCTCCCTACCAGGGGGTTGTCACTCAAGTGGGAGAGGATCCACAGTTGGGAAGAATAGTAAGGTTGGATTTCGGTAACGGTTGGACGGGGGTTCTCGGTAATTTTGGCGATATCGGAGTCACCACGGGTCAACGGGTTGAGGCAGGGCAAGCTTTAGGTACAGTAGGGCTGTCCGCCCCTCTGAAGAAAACCTGGTTGCATATTGAATTTCGCAAAGACGGTGTGCCAGTGGATCCTTTGCCCTATTTAGTGCCGGCTAATTAA
- the rodA gene encoding rod shape-determining protein RodA gives MLDRRMLKNIDILFVFFFLLLLGSSLIIQSTASFNVIESKPYHYLKIQSIWIATGLVLCTVVALFDYQKLRRLSWWIYGFNILLLLAVFAFGESAKGAQRWIPITSTQNIQPSEFAKLFIIITFADFLAKRQGKLNRFRDFIPPFLYVLVPMLLILRQPDLGTTLVFVAIFIGMMFVAGANPWKFGGLIVGGGLLVALALWLHFSTNLPSWLQFAQGLPLPLHEYQLKRLTVFLDPAADISGDGYQIIQSIWAIGSGGFWGKGFRQGTQAQLDFLPEHHTDFIFSVVGEEFGFIGTITLLFFFFIFLLRAINIGMKAKDVYGTIIAGGTVSMFAFHILVNVGMTSGIMPVTGIPLPIISYGGSAMWTNLMAIGLILSVNVRRQRLMF, from the coding sequence ATGCTCGACCGTCGGATGCTGAAGAATATTGACATTCTCTTTGTTTTTTTCTTTCTTTTGCTATTGGGTTCTAGTCTAATCATACAGAGTACAGCATCATTTAACGTTATTGAGTCTAAACCCTATCATTACCTGAAGATTCAATCCATCTGGATTGCGACAGGACTTGTTTTATGCACAGTCGTAGCTTTGTTTGATTATCAGAAGCTGAGACGTCTTTCTTGGTGGATTTATGGGTTTAATATCTTACTATTGCTTGCTGTCTTCGCCTTTGGTGAGTCGGCTAAGGGAGCCCAACGCTGGATTCCGATCACTTCGACACAAAACATTCAGCCTTCAGAATTTGCAAAGCTTTTTATCATTATAACCTTCGCGGATTTTTTAGCTAAACGTCAAGGAAAGCTCAATCGATTCCGAGATTTTATTCCGCCATTCTTATATGTTCTCGTTCCGATGTTGCTGATCTTAAGGCAACCCGATTTAGGAACGACTCTAGTGTTTGTGGCTATTTTTATCGGGATGATGTTCGTAGCCGGGGCGAATCCTTGGAAATTCGGTGGCTTGATTGTCGGTGGAGGACTTCTGGTAGCCCTAGCATTGTGGCTGCATTTTTCCACGAACTTGCCGAGCTGGTTGCAGTTTGCCCAAGGACTTCCCTTGCCCCTTCATGAATATCAGCTCAAACGGTTGACTGTTTTCCTTGATCCGGCAGCTGATATAAGTGGCGATGGTTACCAGATTATTCAGTCCATCTGGGCTATTGGGTCAGGTGGATTTTGGGGAAAAGGCTTTCGGCAGGGGACACAAGCCCAATTGGATTTTCTACCTGAACACCATACGGATTTTATTTTTTCGGTGGTGGGTGAAGAATTTGGATTTATTGGTACCATCACCCTGTTGTTCTTTTTCTTTATCTTTTTACTCCGAGCCATTAATATTGGCATGAAAGCTAAGGATGTTTACGGGACGATTATTGCAGGGGGTACTGTCTCAATGTTCGCCTTTCATATTCTTGTCAACGTGGGCATGACGTCGGGGATTATGCCGGTGACCGGAATTCCCCTTCCGATTATAAGCTATGGCGGAAGTGCCATGTGGACAAACTTAATGGCCATCGGTCTCATACTCAGCGTTAACGTCCGGCGACAACGATTAATGTTTTAA
- the minE gene encoding cell division topological specificity factor MinE, whose product MLDFINRILGKEPASKNVAKERLRLVLVHDRATISPHMLNQLKEDLIKVISNYMEIDENALEVNLNQDDREVALIANIPVLKMKRDYSTKG is encoded by the coding sequence ATGTTAGATTTTATCAATCGTATCCTTGGAAAGGAACCAGCTTCTAAGAACGTTGCAAAAGAACGCTTAAGGCTTGTCCTCGTGCATGACCGGGCTACCATCTCGCCACACATGTTAAATCAGCTGAAAGAGGACTTGATCAAAGTTATTTCGAATTATATGGAAATCGATGAGAATGCCTTAGAGGTTAACTTAAATCAAGATGATCGAGAAGTAGCCTTAATTGCCAATATTCCTGTCCTAAAAATGAAAAGAGATTATTCTACGAAGGGGTAA
- the minD gene encoding septum site-determining protein MinD: protein MGEVIVVTSGKGGVGKTTTSANIGTGLAAAGQKVVLVDTDIGLRNLDVVMGLENRIVYDIVDVTSGVCRLKQALIKDKRFENLYLLPAAQTKDKNAVTLDQMIALCEDLRKEFDYAIVDCPAGIEQGFRNAIVGADRAVVVTTPEVSAVRDADRIIGLLEAADLRNPRLIINRIRPHMVKRGDMMDISDILDILAIDLLGVIPDDETIVISTNRGEPAVMDQSSRAGEAYRRITRRIQGEEVPLMNLDAPDGFMDKLKKLFGMK from the coding sequence ATGGGAGAAGTCATTGTCGTCACCTCAGGAAAAGGTGGGGTTGGTAAAACTACCACTTCGGCCAATATTGGAACAGGACTTGCTGCAGCAGGCCAAAAAGTGGTTTTAGTAGATACTGATATCGGCTTACGTAATCTCGATGTGGTGATGGGGCTAGAGAATCGTATCGTCTATGATATTGTGGATGTCACAAGCGGGGTGTGCCGTTTGAAACAGGCGTTGATCAAAGACAAGCGATTCGAGAATCTCTATCTTCTTCCGGCGGCCCAGACCAAGGATAAAAACGCTGTAACCCTTGATCAAATGATAGCGCTCTGTGAAGATTTAAGGAAAGAATTTGACTATGCTATCGTTGACTGCCCTGCAGGAATTGAGCAAGGTTTTCGTAACGCGATTGTTGGAGCTGATCGAGCTGTTGTGGTTACCACTCCCGAGGTCAGTGCAGTACGCGATGCCGACCGGATTATTGGGCTTCTGGAAGCGGCAGACCTGCGCAATCCGCGTTTAATTATTAACCGGATTCGTCCCCATATGGTCAAACGTGGCGATATGATGGATATCTCAGATATTCTAGATATTTTGGCTATTGACCTACTCGGCGTTATTCCCGATGATGAAACCATCGTCATTTCTACGAACCGTGGTGAACCAGCAGTTATGGATCAATCCTCCCGTGCTGGAGAAGCATACCGACGGATTACCCGGAGAATCCAAGGAGAAGAGGTTCCCTTGATGAATCTCGATGCTCCGGATGGATTTATGGATAAACTGAAGAAATTATTCGGTATGAAATAA
- the minC gene encoding septum site-determining protein MinC translates to MTRTEHIALKGTREGLILYLDPEADFSTLMDELKKLLDDSDHFLQGAAVRCYAGEKEYTPEQQEKLMSCLTKYSLAFNGWLTSAEVYSSARKTPSVQEVEPPRVMEEGMVEGPSLFVERTLRSGASIQYDGHVIVVGDVNPGAEIVARGNIVVIGSLKGVAHAGATGDRTATVIAYHLAPTQLRIADLVTRSPEDELEWRGPECARIKGDRLVVEGIQLNGLRGKRI, encoded by the coding sequence TTGACACGGACAGAGCATATTGCTTTAAAAGGTACTCGGGAGGGTCTGATTTTATATTTGGACCCCGAGGCTGATTTTTCTACTTTAATGGACGAATTGAAAAAACTGCTAGATGACTCCGACCACTTCCTACAAGGGGCCGCAGTTCGCTGCTATGCAGGAGAGAAAGAGTATACCCCGGAACAACAGGAGAAGCTGATGTCCTGTTTAACCAAGTATAGTCTTGCTTTTAATGGGTGGCTTACATCCGCTGAAGTATACTCTAGTGCACGCAAGACACCATCAGTTCAAGAAGTTGAGCCACCACGTGTTATGGAAGAAGGCATGGTAGAAGGACCTAGTCTATTTGTGGAGCGCACCCTTCGTTCCGGAGCTAGCATCCAGTATGACGGTCATGTGATTGTTGTGGGTGATGTGAATCCCGGCGCTGAGATTGTAGCTAGGGGAAATATTGTGGTTATTGGTTCTCTTAAAGGGGTTGCCCACGCGGGTGCTACTGGAGATCGAACAGCGACAGTGATTGCCTATCATTTAGCACCAACACAGTTAAGGATTGCGGATCTGGTGACGCGATCCCCAGAAGATGAGCTGGAATGGAGGGGCCCAGAATGCGCACGAATTAAGGGTGACCGCCTTGTTGTAGAAGGGATTCAGCTCAATGGACTAAGGGGAAAAAGGATATAG